A single window of Synechococcus sp. C9 DNA harbors:
- a CDS encoding Nif11-like leader peptide family natural product precursor, whose translation MTPAEIQAFLEQVMQDPAQQERFREATDPDALVHMVVTLATEVGLSVTPAEVQVALGMAEPPPDRSQMTIEQLLQECRTEQTMSLWTEEAGGRVTGLVFAAANPHPLLVRLFRFLVPN comes from the coding sequence ATGACTCCCGCAGAAATCCAGGCTTTTCTGGAACAGGTGATGCAAGACCCGGCGCAACAGGAACGGTTTCGGGAGGCCACCGACCCGGATGCCCTGGTGCACATGGTCGTTACCCTGGCGACGGAAGTAGGTTTGAGCGTCACCCCCGCCGAAGTCCAAGTGGCTTTGGGAATGGCAGAACCCCCCCCTGACCGCTCCCAGATGACGATTGAGCAATTATTGCAGGAATGCCGCACTGAACAGACCATGAGCCTGTGGACGGAGGAAGCAGGGGGGCGGGTAACCGGCTTGGTGTTTGCCGCCGCCAATCCCCACCCGCTCCTGGTGCGGTTATTCCGCTTTTTGGTGCCGAATTAG
- the hrcA gene encoding heat-inducible transcriptional repressor HrcA has product MGQTGELTARQQQVLQATVEHYVATGEPVGSRTLMTKYQIPASPATIRQTMGRLEQAGLLYQPHPSAGRIPSDLGYRRYVDWLLHRGEPVSPPLVEPPLPTGVEHLEGVLRQAAQLLSQLSGSIILVTRPQTRSARLRHLRLVAVGERVALMVVLEGERVESTLLDWSPPAQVEVESALEMVGQFLNYHLQGRALREIINLDWAALEREFASYGDWLRTLMPPLTQQLRDWGRPTTPTPLVISGLAAALRQPEFQQSGQVQPVMQVLETEQERLGALLWHETAPVRVIIGQENPLEPMHTCSLVSTMYSQDGVPVGAVAILGPKRMPYGRMIALVRAGAAYVSQSLGGT; this is encoded by the coding sequence ATGGGGCAAACTGGGGAATTAACGGCACGTCAGCAACAGGTACTACAGGCCACGGTGGAACACTATGTGGCGACGGGGGAGCCGGTGGGTTCCCGTACCCTGATGACCAAGTATCAAATTCCCGCCAGCCCGGCCACGATTCGGCAAACCATGGGACGCTTGGAACAGGCGGGTTTGCTTTACCAACCCCATCCCTCGGCGGGACGGATTCCCTCGGATTTGGGATACCGGCGGTATGTGGATTGGTTACTGCATCGGGGCGAACCGGTCAGCCCGCCTTTGGTTGAACCCCCCTTGCCCACTGGGGTTGAGCATTTGGAGGGGGTGTTGCGGCAGGCGGCCCAACTGCTTTCCCAACTGAGTGGTTCGATTATTTTGGTGACCCGTCCTCAAACCCGCAGTGCCCGATTGCGGCATTTGCGCCTGGTGGCGGTGGGGGAACGGGTGGCCTTGATGGTGGTTTTGGAAGGGGAACGGGTGGAGTCCACCCTATTGGATTGGTCCCCCCCGGCGCAGGTGGAGGTGGAATCAGCCTTAGAAATGGTGGGACAATTTTTGAACTACCACTTGCAGGGGCGGGCCTTGCGGGAGATTATCAACCTGGATTGGGCGGCATTGGAACGGGAATTTGCCTCCTACGGGGACTGGTTGCGGACGCTCATGCCTCCTTTGACCCAACAGTTGCGGGATTGGGGACGACCCACTACCCCAACGCCCCTGGTGATTAGTGGGCTGGCGGCGGCCCTGCGACAACCCGAGTTTCAGCAGTCGGGACAGGTTCAACCAGTAATGCAGGTTTTGGAGACGGAGCAAGAACGCCTGGGGGCACTGCTCTGGCATGAAACGGCGCCAGTGCGGGTGATTATCGGTCAGGAAAATCCCCTGGAACCCATGCACACCTGTAGTTTGGTATCCACCATGTACTCCCAAGATGGGGTGCCGGTGGGGGCGGTGGCGATCCTGGGTCCCAAACGGATGCCCTATGGGCGGATGATCGCCCTGGTGCGGGCGGGAGCCGCCTATGTGTCCCAATCCCTTGGGGGAACCTAG
- a CDS encoding NirD/YgiW/YdeI family stress tolerance protein: MKSLMLAIILSAVTVVGVPGIQAQVPLRELQKNRGITVSGVIRSVVGNDFVLDDGTGQIIVDAGPRWYHQLNFTPGERVTVVGEYDGDELDAFTITRSNGDVMQIREPFGPPPWSGSRRRFR; this comes from the coding sequence ATGAAATCGCTCATGTTGGCGATTATCCTCTCGGCAGTAACGGTCGTAGGTGTTCCGGGCATTCAGGCGCAAGTTCCCCTTCGTGAACTCCAAAAGAACCGTGGGATTACCGTCTCAGGCGTTATCCGTAGTGTGGTTGGCAATGACTTTGTTTTGGATGATGGGACTGGGCAAATCATTGTGGACGCTGGCCCCCGCTGGTATCACCAACTGAATTTCACCCCCGGCGAGCGGGTTACGGTGGTGGGGGAATATGATGGGGACGAACTGGATGCCTTCACGATTACCCGCAGTAATGGTGATGTGATGCAAATTCGTGAGCCATTTGGTCCCCCCCCTTGGTCGGGTTCACGGCGCAGATTTCGTTAG
- a CDS encoding pentapeptide repeat-containing protein gives MSFAIALITSKRLIDVVGQVMGELIGLRRGVGSMVLGFALAVTACSHTKDLQKLQTTSRCSNCQLQGANLSGQTFAKAILTGTDFRGANLSGVTLAGADLRRVNLRNANLEGANLEGANLGEADLSGANLATANLRQANLFRAQLTGANLTKTDLRQAVLFGANLTDTQLAQADLVGANYSDSTQFPPGFNPVSQLMERLK, from the coding sequence GTGAGTTTCGCCATCGCATTAATTACTTCTAAACGGCTCATTGATGTGGTTGGTCAGGTCATGGGTGAATTAATCGGTCTGCGCCGGGGGGTGGGGTCAATGGTGCTGGGTTTCGCCCTGGCTGTGACGGCTTGTAGTCATACCAAAGATTTACAAAAACTGCAAACCACCAGCCGGTGTAGCAACTGTCAACTGCAAGGAGCGAATTTATCGGGGCAAACGTTTGCGAAGGCAATCCTCACGGGCACGGATTTCCGGGGAGCCAATTTGAGTGGGGTGACGCTGGCGGGGGCGGATTTACGCAGGGTGAATCTCCGCAATGCCAATTTGGAAGGTGCCAATTTAGAAGGTGCCAATTTGGGGGAGGCGGATTTGAGCGGGGCGAATCTGGCAACAGCCAATCTGCGACAGGCTAATCTCTTCCGGGCACAGCTAACGGGGGCGAATTTGACGAAGACCGACCTCCGGCAGGCGGTACTGTTTGGGGCAAATTTAACCGATACCCAACTGGCTCAAGCGGATTTGGTGGGGGCGAATTACAGCGACTCGACCCAGTTTCCACCCGGATTCAATCCCGTGAGTCAACTGATGGAACGGCTCAAATAA